One Novosphingobium sp. 9U genomic window, TCGGCGCGCAGGCTCGCTTCGCCCAAGTGCTCGACGCAGGTTACGCAGTGCTGCCGGCACCCAGTGTACCCGAGAACCCGCTGAATTTCCGCGACAGCAAGAAGTACTCCGATCGCCTGAAGGCCGCGCGCGCCGCCAACCCCTATCCTGATGCGCTGACGGCCGCAGAAGGCGCCATCAACGGTCAGCCTGCGGTTGTCGCCGTGCAGGACTTCGCCTTCATGGGCGGGTCGATGGGCATGGCGGTAGGCGAGGCCTTCGTCCGCGCCGTCGAGCGGGCGATCGAGCGGCGCTGCGGCTTTGTGATGTTCACCGCCGCGGGCGGCGCGCGCATGCAGGAGGGCATCCTCTCACTCATGCAAATGCCCAAGACCACGGTGGCGCTGCGCCGCCTCAGCCGTGCGGGCCTGCCCTATCTCGTCGTGCTGACCGATCCCACCACGGGCGGCGTCACCGCCAGCTACGCCATGCTGGGCGACGTCCAAATCGCCGAGCCGGGCGCCCTTATCGGCTTTGCCGGCCAACGCGTGATCCGCGACACCATCCGCGAGAAGCTGCCCGAAGGCTTCCAGCGCGCCGAATACTTGCGCGAACACGGCATGGTCGACCTTGTCGTCGACCGCCACGAGTTGAAGGCGACATGCGCGCGCTTGCTCGACTATCTGAACCGAAAGGACGTAGCGTGAACATCGACAGCGCCCTGGTGCGCGAGCTGGCCGAGCTGCTGGCGGCGACCGGCCTCACCGAGATCGAAGTGGAAGACGGCGAACGCAAGATCCGCGTCGTGCGCCAGCTCGCGCCCGTGGTGGCGAGCGTGGCCGCTCCGGCTGCGGCTGCGGCTCCCGCGCCGGTTGCGGCCGCCGCCACTCCGGCCGAGGCTCCTGCCGCCGCCGCGGTTTCGGCCGATGCCGTGAAGTCGCCGATGGTCGGCACCGTCTACTTGGCCGCCGAGCCGAGCGCGCCGAACTTCGTCAGTGTCGGCCAGCAGGTGAAAGCCGGCGACGTGCTGCTGATCGTTGAAGCGATGAAGGTCATGAACCAGATCACCGCGCCCAAGTCCGGCACGGTCTCGGCGATCATGGTCGAGAACGGCCAGCCCGTCGAATACGACCAGCCCTTGGTGGTGATCGGCTAAGACATGGCCATAAAGCGCCTCCTGATCGCCAACCGCGGCGAGATCGCGCTGCGCATCCACCGCGCCGCGCACGAGATGGGGATCGAGACGGTGGCGGTGCACTCCACCGCCGACGCCGACGCCATGCACGTGCGCCTGGCCGACCATGCGGTCTGCATC contains:
- the accB gene encoding acetyl-CoA carboxylase biotin carboxyl carrier protein; translated protein: MNIDSALVRELAELLAATGLTEIEVEDGERKIRVVRQLAPVVASVAAPAAAAAPAPVAAAATPAEAPAAAAVSADAVKSPMVGTVYLAAEPSAPNFVSVGQQVKAGDVLLIVEAMKVMNQITAPKSGTVSAIMVENGQPVEYDQPLVVIG
- the accD gene encoding acetyl-CoA carboxylase, carboxyltransferase subunit beta, with translation MSWITKVRNSLGSLGKRDTPDNLWIKCPSCQEMVFTQAWEDNLSVCPRCEYHGRIGAQARFAQVLDAGYAVLPAPSVPENPLNFRDSKKYSDRLKAARAANPYPDALTAAEGAINGQPAVVAVQDFAFMGGSMGMAVGEAFVRAVERAIERRCGFVMFTAAGGARMQEGILSLMQMPKTTVALRRLSRAGLPYLVVLTDPTTGGVTASYAMLGDVQIAEPGALIGFAGQRVIRDTIREKLPEGFQRAEYLREHGMVDLVVDRHELKATCARLLDYLNRKDVA